One region of Micromonospora ureilytica genomic DNA includes:
- a CDS encoding ricin-type beta-trefoil lectin domain protein: MGTRLLRRLHHPVLGALALVLAAGLWAVPANAAPAQEPGVTLRVFDVQVPLSELCTLKPAQTPNVDKLMSTINWTSAADFGFEDNFVSQVLGNITTTQAGSYTFRLSSDDGSKLSIDNAVVINHDGLHGATPPKEGTVTLTAGLHALRIDHFERGGGQQITLEWKTPGSSTFAVVPNSALSTDAGVVRVTAPGRKECEGVSDSPGDGLPLTGVHPGYTLTNLRPSGFQPKVTGMDWLADGRLVISTWGGSDQSGTSQDGEVWILGNTGGSTSPGNVTTKKIAGGLKEPMGLKVVDGVVYVTEKQRLTRLVNTGGDEAAERLETVATWPYGGNFHEFAFGLLYQDGFFYLNLSVSINSGGATTNPQPATNRGTTLKVNKDTGAVSYVAGGLRTPHGIGWGPEGGIFVTDNQGGWLPSSKLVHVKQGRFFNHFTNPAGPFDTALVTQPVLWMPQNEIANSPSTPLYLTSGRYAGQFVIGDVTYGGLQRANVEKVNGEYQGALFRLTQGLEAGVSEVNVGPDGAIYVGGLGAGGNWGQTGKLAYGLQKLTPNTATTFEMLAMRATTTGFEVEYTQPVSAETAAELAARYKIKQWRYVATSSYGGPKIDEETLTVTSATLSADGKKVSLAVAGRKAGRVVHLRSPRPFTSTSGQSLWSTEAWYTLNSIPGSPPPPTGGTITGVGGKCLDVDNAGTADGTKIQLWTCNGTAAQSWTRVGDTYRVLGKCLDVDNAGTANGTKVQLWTCNGTGAQVWQPQSDGSIRNPQSGKILEAAGGNTADGTQIQLGTYAGGAHQKWVVSSGVTG, encoded by the coding sequence ATGGGCACACGCCTGCTACGCCGACTCCACCATCCCGTCCTGGGTGCGCTCGCACTCGTCCTCGCCGCCGGCCTCTGGGCCGTCCCCGCCAACGCCGCCCCCGCGCAGGAACCGGGTGTCACGCTGCGCGTCTTCGACGTGCAGGTGCCCCTCTCCGAGCTGTGCACGCTCAAGCCCGCGCAGACCCCGAACGTGGACAAGCTGATGTCCACGATCAACTGGACCTCGGCGGCCGACTTCGGCTTCGAGGACAACTTCGTCTCGCAGGTGCTCGGCAACATCACCACCACCCAGGCCGGCAGCTACACGTTCCGACTCAGCAGCGACGACGGATCCAAGCTGTCGATCGACAACGCCGTGGTCATCAACCATGACGGCCTGCACGGCGCGACCCCGCCCAAGGAGGGCACGGTCACCCTCACCGCCGGCCTGCACGCGCTGCGCATCGACCACTTCGAGCGCGGGGGCGGGCAGCAGATCACCCTGGAGTGGAAGACGCCCGGCTCGTCGACCTTCGCTGTCGTACCGAACTCGGCGCTGAGCACCGACGCCGGCGTGGTCCGGGTGACCGCACCGGGGCGCAAGGAGTGCGAGGGGGTCTCCGACTCCCCCGGCGACGGCCTGCCGCTGACCGGCGTGCACCCCGGCTACACGCTCACCAACCTGCGGCCCAGCGGCTTCCAGCCGAAGGTCACCGGCATGGACTGGCTGGCCGACGGCCGGCTGGTCATCAGCACCTGGGGCGGCAGCGACCAGTCCGGCACCTCCCAGGACGGCGAGGTCTGGATCCTCGGCAACACCGGCGGATCGACGAGCCCGGGCAACGTGACCACCAAGAAGATCGCTGGCGGCCTGAAGGAACCGATGGGGCTCAAGGTCGTCGACGGGGTGGTCTACGTGACAGAGAAGCAGCGGTTGACCCGACTGGTGAACACCGGCGGTGACGAGGCGGCCGAGCGCCTGGAGACCGTGGCCACCTGGCCGTACGGCGGCAACTTCCACGAGTTCGCGTTCGGCCTGCTCTACCAGGACGGGTTCTTCTATCTGAACCTGTCGGTGTCGATCAACTCCGGCGGCGCCACCACCAACCCGCAACCCGCCACCAACCGCGGCACCACACTCAAGGTCAACAAGGACACCGGCGCGGTCAGCTACGTCGCCGGCGGCCTTCGTACGCCGCACGGCATCGGCTGGGGCCCGGAGGGCGGCATCTTCGTCACCGACAACCAGGGCGGCTGGCTGCCCTCGTCGAAGCTGGTGCACGTCAAGCAGGGCCGGTTCTTCAACCACTTCACGAACCCGGCCGGGCCGTTCGACACCGCCCTGGTCACCCAGCCGGTGCTGTGGATGCCGCAGAACGAGATCGCCAACTCGCCCAGCACGCCGCTCTACCTGACCAGCGGCCGGTACGCAGGCCAGTTCGTCATCGGCGACGTGACGTACGGCGGCCTGCAACGGGCGAATGTGGAGAAGGTCAACGGCGAGTACCAGGGCGCCCTGTTCCGGCTCACCCAGGGCCTGGAGGCGGGTGTCTCCGAGGTCAACGTCGGCCCGGACGGCGCGATCTACGTCGGCGGGCTCGGCGCGGGCGGCAACTGGGGCCAGACCGGCAAGCTGGCGTACGGCCTGCAGAAGCTCACCCCGAACACCGCCACCACGTTCGAGATGCTCGCGATGCGCGCCACCACGACCGGCTTCGAGGTGGAGTACACCCAGCCCGTCTCGGCGGAGACCGCCGCCGAGCTGGCCGCACGCTACAAGATCAAGCAATGGCGGTACGTGGCGACGTCGAGCTACGGCGGGCCGAAGATCGACGAGGAGACGCTTACCGTCACATCGGCCACCCTGTCGGCGGACGGAAAGAAGGTCAGCCTCGCGGTGGCCGGTCGCAAGGCCGGCCGGGTGGTGCACCTGCGCTCGCCCCGCCCGTTCACCTCCACCAGCGGCCAGTCACTGTGGAGCACCGAGGCGTGGTACACGCTCAACTCCATCCCGGGCAGTCCGCCGCCGCCCACCGGTGGCACCATCACCGGCGTCGGCGGCAAGTGCCTGGACGTCGACAACGCGGGCACCGCCGACGGCACGAAGATCCAGCTCTGGACCTGCAACGGCACCGCCGCGCAGTCGTGGACGCGGGTCGGGGACACGTACCGGGTGCTCGGCAAGTGCCTGGACGTGGACAACGCCGGCACCGCGAACGGCACGAAGGTTCAGCTCTGGACCTGCAACGGCACCGGCGCGCAGGTCTGGCAGCCGCAGAGCGACGGGTCGATCCGCAACCCGCAGTCCGGCAAGATCCTGGAGGCCGCCGGCGGTAACACCGCCGACGGCACCCAGATCCAGCTCGGCACGTACGCGGGTGGCGCACACCAGAAGTGGGTGGTCAGTAGCGGGGTAACCGGCTGA
- a CDS encoding RNA polymerase sigma factor — translation MTGPPVGAVAPGSLAGTDPPDDLGAVADVVLIERSRAEPERFALLFDRYYPEIHRFAANRLGPAAADDLAAETFLIAFAKRTRFDAGDPADDGAPAERAGDASTGREARESTGERVPGGHVRAWLYGIATNLVRRQRRSEQRRYRALARAPRDQSVVGHDERIAAMVSAQSVHRDLARALASLSARDRDVLLLVALGELTYHEVAAALEIPYGTVCSRLSRARRKVREVLGDTDPSGHDRDLGDL, via the coding sequence GTGACCGGGCCACCCGTGGGTGCGGTCGCTCCCGGCTCCCTGGCGGGCACCGACCCGCCCGACGACCTCGGCGCGGTGGCCGACGTCGTCCTGATCGAGCGGTCGCGCGCCGAGCCGGAAAGGTTCGCGCTGCTCTTCGACCGGTACTACCCGGAGATCCACCGGTTCGCCGCGAACCGGCTTGGCCCGGCCGCCGCCGACGACCTGGCGGCGGAGACCTTCCTGATCGCCTTCGCCAAGCGGACCCGATTCGACGCGGGAGACCCCGCCGACGACGGTGCCCCGGCCGAACGCGCCGGTGACGCCTCCACCGGTCGCGAGGCCAGGGAATCAACCGGAGAGCGTGTACCGGGCGGGCACGTCCGGGCGTGGCTGTACGGCATCGCCACGAACCTCGTCCGCCGCCAGCGGCGTAGCGAGCAGCGGCGCTACCGGGCACTGGCCCGGGCGCCGCGGGACCAGTCCGTCGTCGGTCACGACGAGCGGATAGCCGCGATGGTCAGCGCGCAGAGCGTGCACCGTGATCTGGCCAGGGCACTGGCCTCCCTCTCGGCCCGGGACCGGGACGTACTCCTGCTTGTCGCGCTCGGCGAACTCACCTACCACGAGGTCGCGGCAGCCCTGGAAATTCCGTACGGGACGGTCTGTTCCCGACTCAGTCGGGCGCGCCGCAAGGTGCGCGAGGTGCTTGGCGACACCGATCCGAGCGGCCACGATCGAGACCTGGGGGACCTGTGA
- a CDS encoding bifunctional NAD(P)/FAD-dependent oxidoreductase/class I SAM-dependent methyltransferase yields MDETYDVVVVGGGAAGLSGALALSRARRSVLVIDSGEPRNAPADRIHNYLGREGTPPGELLAIGRDEVAGYGGQVRTGRVAAATRDDDGFRLSLDGGESVRARRLLVTTGLTDELPDVPGLAQRWGRDVLHCPYCHGWEVRDRRIGILATSPLSVHQAEMWRQWSPNVLLLLHDAPAPDAEAAERLAARSIAVVPGPVAAVEVTDDALTGVRLADGRVVALDAIVVGTRLTPRADVLVGLGLAPEEVTMGEHVIGAQIPTDATGATTVPGVWVAGNVADIRGQVITSAGAGLTAAAAINADLIAEDTREAVAAYRQLVATTFEEPAWEERYQSRPSVWSGRPNPQLVAEVSDLAPGRALDVGSGEGGDAVWLAERGWQVTAVDISTTALSRAAAHAETAGVGDRIEFTHADLRDKPPTEEAYDLVSAQFMHLPPEQRRELFGRLAAAVAPGGVLLIVGHHPSDLWGSAHRMHMPDMMYTAQDVAADLEPAHWEVLAAEERSRLATTPNGEDITHHDAVLVARRR; encoded by the coding sequence GTGGACGAGACATACGACGTGGTGGTGGTGGGCGGCGGCGCCGCGGGGCTCAGCGGAGCCCTGGCGCTGAGCCGGGCCCGACGGTCGGTGCTGGTGATCGACTCCGGTGAGCCGCGCAACGCGCCGGCCGACCGGATCCACAACTACCTGGGCCGGGAGGGGACGCCGCCGGGCGAGTTGCTCGCAATCGGGCGGGACGAGGTGGCCGGGTACGGCGGGCAGGTCCGCACCGGACGGGTGGCGGCCGCGACCCGGGACGACGACGGGTTCCGGCTGAGCCTCGACGGCGGGGAGTCGGTGCGGGCCCGTCGGCTGCTGGTGACCACCGGCCTGACCGACGAACTGCCCGACGTGCCCGGCCTGGCCCAGCGGTGGGGTCGCGACGTGCTGCACTGCCCGTACTGCCACGGCTGGGAGGTTCGGGACCGTCGGATCGGCATCCTGGCGACCAGCCCGCTGAGCGTGCACCAGGCCGAGATGTGGCGACAGTGGAGCCCCAACGTGCTGTTGTTGCTGCACGACGCCCCGGCGCCGGACGCGGAGGCCGCCGAGCGGCTCGCCGCCCGGAGCATCGCTGTGGTGCCCGGCCCGGTTGCCGCGGTGGAGGTGACCGACGACGCGCTGACCGGCGTACGGCTCGCCGACGGCCGGGTGGTGGCGCTCGACGCGATCGTGGTGGGGACGCGTCTGACTCCCCGCGCCGATGTGCTGGTGGGGCTGGGTCTGGCCCCGGAGGAGGTGACGATGGGTGAGCACGTGATCGGTGCCCAGATCCCGACCGACGCCACCGGCGCGACCACCGTCCCGGGTGTCTGGGTGGCGGGCAACGTCGCCGACATCCGCGGTCAGGTGATCACGTCCGCCGGGGCCGGCCTGACCGCCGCGGCGGCCATCAACGCCGATCTCATCGCCGAGGACACCCGCGAAGCGGTGGCCGCGTACCGGCAGTTGGTGGCCACGACATTCGAGGAGCCGGCGTGGGAGGAGCGCTACCAGTCCCGGCCCTCGGTGTGGAGTGGTCGGCCAAACCCGCAACTGGTCGCCGAGGTCAGCGACCTGGCCCCGGGGCGCGCCTTGGACGTGGGCAGCGGCGAGGGCGGTGACGCGGTGTGGCTGGCCGAGCGTGGCTGGCAGGTGACGGCGGTGGACATCTCCACCACGGCGTTGAGCCGGGCCGCCGCGCACGCCGAGACCGCCGGCGTGGGCGACCGGATCGAGTTCACCCACGCCGACCTACGGGACAAGCCGCCCACCGAGGAGGCGTACGACCTGGTGTCCGCGCAGTTCATGCACCTGCCCCCGGAGCAGCGGCGGGAGTTGTTCGGCCGGCTGGCCGCGGCGGTGGCACCGGGCGGTGTCCTGCTGATCGTCGGGCACCACCCGTCGGACCTGTGGGGGTCGGCGCACCGGATGCACATGCCGGACATGATGTACACGGCGCAGGACGTGGCCGCCGATTTGGAGCCGGCCCACTGGGAGGTGCTGGCCGCGGAGGAACGCTCCCGCCTCGCCACCACCCCCAACGGCGAGGACATCACCCACCACGACGCGGTCCTGGTCGCCCGCCGACGCTAA
- a CDS encoding nucleotidyltransferase domain-containing protein, whose translation MDSDLQRYLDDLVTTARDVLGADLVGAYAAGSVGLGAYQAGRSDADVALLSAGPLTEAAKRTLVARLRHEALPCPARGLELVVYDRAVAASGTPEPGFEVELNTGAAMPFRRTLDPADRPVADGRFWYGLDRSILHQSGLPLFGPPAGEVFADLAPADLRRLLIEALSWWLALPTPPADQPAPGTEDAVLGACRSLVRHRDGVWLAKVTAGQRLIDAGDPAEVIRRAVAARHGGPPPTGAQARAFQQRVRDEIAG comes from the coding sequence GTGGACTCCGATCTTCAGCGCTACCTCGACGACCTGGTCACCACCGCCCGCGACGTGCTCGGCGCCGACCTCGTCGGCGCGTACGCGGCCGGCTCGGTGGGACTCGGCGCGTACCAGGCCGGGCGCAGCGACGCGGACGTGGCACTGCTCAGCGCCGGACCGCTCACCGAGGCCGCCAAGCGGACGCTGGTCGCCCGGCTGCGACACGAGGCGCTGCCCTGCCCGGCGCGCGGACTGGAACTGGTCGTCTACGACCGGGCGGTGGCCGCCTCCGGCACCCCCGAACCCGGCTTCGAGGTCGAACTGAACACCGGGGCCGCCATGCCGTTCCGGCGCACCCTCGACCCCGCCGACCGCCCGGTAGCCGACGGCCGATTCTGGTACGGCCTCGACCGCAGCATCCTGCACCAGAGTGGACTCCCACTGTTCGGGCCACCGGCCGGGGAGGTCTTCGCCGACCTCGCCCCAGCCGACCTGCGCCGGCTGCTCATCGAAGCGCTGTCCTGGTGGCTGGCCCTGCCCACACCGCCGGCCGACCAGCCCGCACCCGGCACCGAGGACGCCGTACTCGGCGCCTGCCGGTCGCTGGTACGCCACCGCGACGGCGTCTGGCTCGCGAAGGTGACCGCCGGTCAGCGGCTGATCGACGCCGGCGACCCGGCCGAGGTGATCCGTCGGGCGGTCGCCGCGCGGCACGGCGGGCCGCCGCCCACCGGGGCGCAGGCCCGAGCCTTCCAACAACGGGTACGCGACGAGATCGCCGGATAG
- a CDS encoding alpha/beta hydrolase has protein sequence MIDAASRGWSDRVEHRDIVVKEVPGFRPLTLDLVVPVAAPRPVPVLVWIHGGAWLFGSPKHPADWLMEADPFTAAIRAGFAVASAQYRLSGEAHFPAQLDDVKAAVRWLHRRGDGVGVDPERIGVWGESAGGHLASLVALTGNDRDDSRVRAAVCWYAPSNLLTMQSQAHPSGTIDHDSANSPESLLLGGTLPEHPELGRAASPITYVTGQAPPMLLMHGDQDVVVPVGQSEELAAALTAAGAEVELSVVRGADHCFAGVPLEPLIRDSLAFFTRALAPDAAALPPH, from the coding sequence ATGATCGATGCGGCATCCCGAGGCTGGAGCGACCGGGTCGAGCACCGCGACATCGTCGTCAAGGAGGTCCCGGGCTTCCGCCCGCTGACGTTGGACCTCGTCGTGCCGGTGGCAGCGCCCCGACCGGTCCCGGTCCTGGTGTGGATCCACGGCGGCGCGTGGCTGTTCGGCTCGCCCAAGCACCCGGCGGACTGGCTCATGGAGGCGGACCCGTTCACCGCCGCTATACGCGCCGGATTCGCGGTCGCCTCCGCCCAGTATCGGCTCAGCGGCGAGGCGCACTTTCCCGCCCAGCTCGACGACGTCAAGGCGGCGGTGCGCTGGCTACACCGGCGGGGCGACGGGGTGGGCGTGGACCCCGAGCGGATCGGGGTGTGGGGCGAGTCGGCCGGTGGGCACCTGGCCTCGCTGGTCGCGCTGACGGGCAACGACCGGGACGACAGCCGCGTCCGGGCGGCGGTCTGCTGGTACGCGCCGTCGAACCTGTTGACCATGCAGTCGCAGGCACACCCGTCCGGAACGATCGACCACGACTCGGCGAACTCACCCGAGTCCCTGCTGCTCGGCGGCACACTGCCCGAACACCCGGAACTGGGTCGGGCGGCCAGTCCGATCACCTACGTCACCGGCCAGGCCCCACCCATGCTGCTGATGCACGGCGACCAGGACGTGGTCGTACCGGTGGGGCAGAGCGAGGAACTTGCCGCTGCGTTGACCGCGGCGGGTGCCGAGGTCGAGTTGTCGGTGGTGCGGGGGGCCGACCACTGTTTCGCCGGAGTGCCGTTGGAGCCGCTGATCCGCGACAGTCTGGCGTTCTTCACCCGGGCCCTCGCCCCCGACGCCGCGGCGCTGCCGCCTCACTAA
- a CDS encoding copper resistance CopC family protein, whose product MRSKRVTVRKVLSRVVAALAATVVVTLLLPVAPASAHGQLATSTPLKGTVVREPLTQLALYFTEKPASNAHFTISGPNGSRVDNGWSYGEPKRLDKPVTEYFMVNGVFEPRLYHTGFPAMVTVAHWPAKGRYTASYLSVASDGEAVRGEVTFDYQGRGTAAPAGWSAPTAGPDPALLAQAEGEGSTNPAASGSPVGPTGAPASPPAGAAEEQRDTGFPAWLIPALIVVTVAVLVLVAARRRPAERGASPAGRRPAGAAGRGGAAARTSANPTRKTGNRTGGSGRRGRR is encoded by the coding sequence ATGCGATCGAAGCGGGTCACTGTGCGTAAGGTCCTGAGTCGTGTCGTTGCGGCGCTGGCGGCGACAGTGGTGGTGACTCTGTTGCTGCCGGTCGCGCCGGCGTCCGCGCACGGGCAACTGGCGACCTCCACCCCGCTGAAGGGCACCGTCGTCCGCGAGCCGCTGACCCAACTGGCGTTGTACTTCACCGAGAAGCCCGCCTCCAACGCGCACTTCACCATCAGCGGTCCGAACGGGTCGCGAGTGGACAATGGCTGGTCCTACGGCGAGCCGAAGCGACTGGACAAGCCGGTCACCGAGTACTTCATGGTCAACGGCGTGTTCGAGCCACGGCTGTACCACACCGGCTTCCCGGCCATGGTGACCGTCGCGCACTGGCCGGCGAAGGGCCGCTACACCGCCAGCTACCTCTCCGTCGCCTCCGACGGTGAGGCGGTGCGGGGCGAGGTGACCTTCGACTACCAGGGCCGGGGCACGGCCGCGCCGGCCGGCTGGTCGGCGCCCACGGCGGGGCCGGATCCGGCGCTGCTCGCCCAGGCCGAGGGCGAGGGCTCGACCAACCCCGCGGCCAGCGGCAGCCCGGTCGGCCCCACCGGCGCTCCGGCGAGCCCACCAGCCGGTGCCGCCGAGGAGCAGCGCGACACCGGGTTCCCGGCCTGGCTGATCCCGGCCCTGATCGTCGTCACGGTCGCCGTGCTCGTGCTGGTGGCGGCCCGCCGTCGGCCAGCGGAGCGCGGAGCCTCGCCGGCGGGTCGCCGGCCCGCCGGCGCAGCGGGCCGGGGCGGCGCCGCCGCCCGCACGTCCGCCAACCCGACTCGGAAGACCGGCAACCGGACCGGTGGTTCGGGGCGGCGCGGACGGCGGTAG
- a CDS encoding dihydrolipoyl dehydrogenase family protein — MADQPEEFDLLVVGGGKAGKTLSMDVARSGQRVAMVERGMIGGSCINVACIPTKALVTSARAARQLRDASALGLAVEGGRVDVDLLRAHKQDVVEGMVAANRQQFLDSGLHLVIGEARFVGPRTVRVALADGGERLLRGSDVVINTGTRPHLPSVPGMAEAGVLTSDELLRLDRLPARLVVLGGGTVGVEFAQMFALFGSAVTLVEGGPRLLTREDPDMSDAVMRVFLDDGIDVRVGVAVARVDREADGSLRVTLDDGSAVIGEDVLVAAGREPVTDGLGLDVAGVRLSERGFVEVDEHLRTSAERTWAAGDVAGSPQFTHVSLDDYRIIRANLAGGQRSTADRLIPYTVFTTPELARIGLTETEARRAGYDVQVAHLPVAAIPRARTLRQTQGMWKAVIDTNTDRILGAALLGAEAGEVITSVQLAMLAGMPWTALRDAVITHPTMTEGLNLLFASLKPQPVR; from the coding sequence GTGGCCGACCAACCGGAGGAGTTCGACCTGCTCGTCGTCGGTGGCGGCAAGGCCGGAAAGACGTTGAGCATGGACGTCGCCCGGTCCGGGCAGCGGGTCGCCATGGTCGAGCGCGGCATGATCGGCGGCAGCTGCATCAACGTCGCGTGCATCCCGACGAAGGCGTTGGTGACCAGCGCGCGGGCCGCCCGCCAGCTACGGGACGCGTCGGCGCTCGGCCTGGCGGTGGAGGGCGGCCGGGTCGACGTTGACCTGTTGCGCGCGCACAAGCAGGACGTGGTCGAGGGGATGGTCGCCGCCAACCGGCAGCAGTTCCTCGACTCCGGCCTACACCTGGTGATCGGCGAGGCCCGGTTCGTCGGTCCACGGACCGTACGGGTGGCACTCGCCGACGGCGGCGAGCGGCTGTTGCGCGGCAGCGACGTGGTGATCAACACGGGCACTCGCCCGCATCTGCCGTCGGTGCCCGGGATGGCCGAGGCTGGGGTGCTCACCAGCGACGAGCTGCTGCGCCTGGATCGGTTGCCGGCCCGATTGGTGGTCCTCGGCGGCGGCACCGTCGGGGTGGAGTTCGCGCAGATGTTCGCGTTGTTCGGCAGCGCGGTGACGCTGGTCGAGGGCGGTCCACGGCTGCTCACCCGGGAGGACCCCGACATGAGCGACGCGGTGATGCGTGTCTTCCTCGATGACGGCATCGACGTCCGGGTGGGTGTCGCGGTCGCGCGGGTCGACCGGGAGGCCGACGGCTCGCTCCGGGTGACACTTGACGACGGCAGCGCGGTGATCGGGGAGGATGTGCTGGTGGCGGCCGGTCGGGAACCGGTGACCGACGGGCTCGGCTTGGACGTGGCCGGCGTACGTCTCAGCGAGCGGGGCTTCGTAGAGGTCGACGAGCACCTGCGGACCAGCGCCGAGCGCACCTGGGCGGCCGGAGACGTCGCCGGCAGCCCGCAGTTCACCCACGTCTCGTTGGACGACTACCGGATCATCCGGGCGAACCTCGCGGGAGGCCAGCGCAGCACCGCCGACCGGCTGATCCCGTACACCGTCTTCACCACCCCGGAGCTGGCGCGGATCGGGCTGACCGAGACCGAGGCGCGCCGCGCCGGGTACGACGTCCAGGTCGCCCACCTGCCCGTCGCCGCCATCCCCCGGGCACGCACCCTGCGCCAGACCCAGGGCATGTGGAAGGCGGTCATCGACACCAACACCGACCGGATCCTCGGTGCGGCGCTGCTCGGCGCCGAGGCCGGCGAGGTGATCACCTCGGTGCAACTGGCCATGCTCGCCGGCATGCCGTGGACGGCTCTGCGCGACGCCGTGATCACCCACCCGACCATGACCGAGGGCCTCAACCTGCTCTTCGCCTCGCTGAAGCCCCAACCGGTCCGCTGA
- a CDS encoding helix-turn-helix domain-containing protein translates to MANEDSAALAAVGPRLRALRHQRGTTLTQLADLTGISVSTLSRLESGSRRPTLELLLPLARAYQVALDELVDAPATGDPRVHPKPIVIHGVTYLPLTRRPGGVQAFKQIFPPDPSAGGRIPQAHEGYEWLYVLSGRIRLLLGDRDLTLTPGEVAEFDTRMPHLFFNPGPGTAEALSLFGPQGERLHVRARPASPDKKQ, encoded by the coding sequence ATGGCAAACGAGGACAGCGCCGCGCTGGCGGCCGTCGGCCCCCGGCTGCGTGCCCTACGTCACCAACGCGGGACCACGCTCACCCAACTCGCCGACCTGACCGGCATCTCGGTGAGCACCCTGTCCCGGCTCGAGTCCGGTAGCCGTCGACCCACCCTTGAGCTCCTGCTTCCGCTGGCGAGGGCCTACCAGGTGGCGCTTGACGAACTGGTCGACGCCCCCGCCACCGGCGACCCCCGGGTACACCCCAAACCGATCGTCATCCACGGCGTGACGTACCTGCCGCTGACCCGCCGGCCGGGCGGTGTCCAGGCGTTCAAGCAGATCTTCCCGCCGGATCCGTCCGCCGGGGGCCGGATTCCGCAGGCCCACGAGGGGTACGAGTGGCTCTACGTGCTCTCCGGCCGAATACGTCTGCTGCTCGGTGACCGTGATCTGACGCTGACCCCGGGGGAGGTGGCCGAGTTCGACACCCGCATGCCGCACCTCTTCTTCAACCCGGGCCCCGGCACCGCCGAGGCCCTCAGTCTCTTCGGGCCGCAGGGGGAGCGGCTGCACGTCCGGGCCCGCCCGGCCTCGCCCGACAAGAAGCAGTGA
- a CDS encoding CU044_5270 family protein → MDEARMIRDVLGKAPAPSAEAMARARAALLVQARAESAAIRTGAVASPWRRRGAAVRTRPAGRRHRRGARWWHWSLAGLGVSAAVATALIVPAILTPATVSGGPDRGGVDSIPATVPIGDGDDAGTVLRLVAANARLDPAVEIRPGQFIYRVVAEGSLSVIGDVEGPGPVARVWVVRRHEMWYTVEGLRSARLRITEGVSRTPLTPADAEVARELGYDLTAPPKVEEYGPAPDYQPPADCASCPAVRDPGEVYRPTPAYLASLPTDPARLLDTLREAVGSQNKHSADQQVFTTVLDLLREAVPIMSPEVRAALYRAVALIPGVERVDGPVDLAGRQGVAIGRDGESTEDETRREELVFDTAGRELLGFRTVQIRKARGVPAGTVTADAVPTYAIVDRVGEVR, encoded by the coding sequence ATGGACGAAGCGCGGATGATTCGCGACGTACTGGGGAAGGCTCCGGCACCGTCCGCCGAGGCGATGGCGCGCGCCCGGGCGGCCTTGCTCGTGCAGGCTCGGGCCGAATCCGCGGCGATCCGGACGGGCGCCGTGGCATCGCCGTGGCGTCGCCGTGGCGCAGCGGTGCGTACCCGGCCGGCGGGCCGGAGGCACCGGCGCGGCGCCCGGTGGTGGCACTGGTCGCTCGCCGGGCTCGGCGTCTCGGCTGCGGTTGCCACGGCGCTGATCGTGCCGGCGATCCTCACCCCGGCGACGGTTTCCGGCGGCCCGGACCGGGGTGGGGTGGACAGCATCCCCGCCACGGTCCCGATCGGCGACGGCGACGACGCCGGGACGGTGCTGCGGCTGGTGGCCGCGAATGCCCGGCTCGACCCGGCCGTCGAGATCCGGCCGGGCCAGTTCATTTACCGGGTGGTCGCGGAGGGGTCCCTGTCGGTGATCGGCGACGTCGAGGGTCCCGGTCCGGTGGCCAGGGTCTGGGTGGTTCGCCGGCACGAGATGTGGTACACCGTCGAGGGCCTGAGGTCGGCGCGGCTGCGCATCACCGAGGGGGTCAGCCGTACCCCGCTGACCCCTGCCGACGCCGAGGTCGCTCGCGAACTCGGGTACGACCTGACCGCTCCTCCGAAGGTCGAGGAGTACGGGCCGGCGCCCGACTACCAGCCGCCCGCCGACTGTGCGAGCTGCCCGGCGGTCCGGGACCCGGGCGAGGTGTACCGGCCGACGCCGGCGTACCTGGCGAGCCTGCCGACCGATCCGGCCCGGCTACTGGACACCCTGCGGGAGGCGGTCGGTTCCCAGAACAAACACTCTGCCGACCAGCAGGTCTTCACCACGGTCCTGGACCTGCTCCGGGAGGCCGTCCCGATCATGTCTCCGGAAGTTCGGGCTGCCCTCTACCGGGCGGTCGCACTGATTCCCGGAGTCGAGCGGGTCGACGGCCCGGTCGATCTAGCTGGTCGGCAGGGTGTCGCGATCGGCCGCGATGGTGAGTCGACCGAGGACGAGACCCGACGGGAGGAACTGGTCTTCGACACCGCGGGGCGTGAACTGCTCGGCTTCCGTACGGTGCAGATCCGGAAGGCGCGCGGCGTACCGGCCGGGACCGTGACGGCAGATGCCGTGCCCACGTACGCCATCGTCGACCGGGTCGGTGAGGTCCGATGA